In Oryza sativa Japonica Group chromosome 3, ASM3414082v1, one DNA window encodes the following:
- the LOC4334718 gene encoding subtilisin-like protease SBT3.17 precursor — protein sequence MKPWTATVSLLLAAAVAMAAAVAAGEGGAANYLVFVDPPPSGVVCTAYQLSILAAALGSEEKAKGAIIYNYKNVVSGFSARLTPSELEAVKKQPQVNRVLPSATLSLMSSNFDGIS from the exons ATGAAACCTTGGACCGCcaccgtctccctcctcctcgccgccgccgtcgccatggccgcggcTGTCGCCGCCGGAGAAGGCGGCGCAGCTAATTACCTCGTCTTCGTCGACCCCCCGCCCTCCGGCGTCGTCTGCACCGCCTACCAGCTctccatcctcgccgccgcgctcggcaG CGAGGAGAAGGCGAAGGGGGCAATCATATACAACTACAAGAACGTCGTGAGCGGGTTCTCGGCGAGGCTCACTCCGTCGGAGCTGGAGGCGGTTAAGA AGCAACCTCAGGTGAACCGGGTGCTACCGAGCGCGACATTGTCGCTCATGAGCAGCAACTTCGACGGCATCAGCTGA
- the LOC9267218 gene encoding zinc finger protein STOP1 homolog: MMMSSSADHFSNNNNNQAMYLEQDEDFSQMIMELCDFDASSTTQARHGGEAAAAAAGNARAVLTYLTFLEQKIGHLRGIISSTPNPPPQIVAAELSCIVVQLVSISKNLAAARRGGDDADADAKHDGSSDADEGADGDGERAPPRGSYEVVQIEKEEILAPHVHFCGVCGKGFKRDANLRMHMRGHGEEYKSAAALAKPGGSPSRSPAAADAAARRRFYSCPYVGCKRNREHKSFQPLKTPTCVKNHYRRSHCDKSFTCRRCNVKRFSVVADLRTHEKHCGRDRWVCSCGTSFSRKDKLFAHVAIFDGHSPALPPEDYDDDAASGQLPHAAGEAVGRTVDTNRFFSDGLMIKGSMEDERGSLSPMGLDYCEFDGIDLFAAAAFDF, translated from the coding sequence atgatgatgagtaGTAGTGCCGATCATTTCagcaacaataataataatcaggCGATGTACTTGGAGCAAGATGAAGATTTCTCCCAGATGATCATGGAGCTGTGTGATTTTGATGCGAGTAGCACGACGCAAGCTCGCCATGGCggcgaagcagcagcagcagcagctgggaaCGCGAGGGCGGTGCTGACGTACCTGACATTTCTGGAGCAGAAGATCGGCCACCTCCGCGGCATAATCTCGTCGACGCCGAACCCGCCGCCGCAgatcgtcgccgccgagctcagcTGCATCGTCGTGCAGCTCGTCTCCATCTCCAAGaacctcgccgcggcgcgccgcggcggcgacgacgcggacgcGGACGCCAAGCACGACGGCAGCAGCGACGCCGACGAGGGcgccgatggcgacggcgagcgcgcccCGCCGCGGGGCTCCTACGAGGTGGTCCAGATCGAGAAGGAGGAGATCCTGGCGCCGCACGTCCACTTCTGCGGCGTGTGCGGCAAGGGCTTCAAGCGCGACGCCAACCTGCGGATGCACATGCGCGGACACGGCGAGGAGTACAAGTCGGCGGCCGCGCTGGCCAAGCCCGGCGGTTCGCCGTcgcgttcgccggcggcggcggacgcggcggcgaggaggcgcttCTACTCCTGCCCGTACGTGGGGTGCAAGAGGAACAGGGAGCACAAGAGCTTCCAGCCGCTCAAGACGCCCACCTGCGTCAAGAACCATTACCGGCGGAGCCACTGCGACAAGAGCTTCACCTGCCGCCGCTGCAACGTCAAGAGGttctccgtcgtcgccgaccTCCGCACCCACGAGAAGCACTGCGGCCGCGACCGCTGGGTCTGCTCCTGCGGCACCTCCTTCTCCCGCAAGGACAAGCTCTTCGCCCACGTCGCCATCTTCGACGGCCACTCGCCGGCGCTGCCGCCCGAGgactacgacgacgacgccgcctccggtcagctgccgcacgccgccggcgaggcagtGGGCAGAACGGTGGACACGAACCGCTTCTTCTCCGATGGATTGATGATCAAAGGCAGCATGGAGGATGAGCGAGGAAGCCTCTC
- the LOC4334717 gene encoding ammonium transporter 3 member 2 yields MSSSATVVPLAYQGNTSASVADWLNKGDNAWQLVAATVVGLQSVPGLVVLYGGVVKKKWAVNSAFMALYAFAAVWICWVTWAYNMSFGEKLLPIWGKARPALDQGLLVGRAALPATVHYRADGSVETAAVEPLYPMATVVYFQCVFAAITLILVAGSLLGRMSFLAWMIFVPLWLTFSYTVGAFSLWGGGFLFHWGVIDYCGGYVIHVSAGIAGFTAAYWVGPRAQKDRERFPPNNILFTLTGAGLLWMGWAGFNGGGPYAANSVASMAVLNTNICTAMSLIVWTCLDVIFFKKPSVVGAVQGMITGLVCITPAAGVVQGWAALVMGVLAGSIPWYTMMILHKRSKILQRVDDTLGVFHTHGVAGLLGGLLTGLFAEPTLCNLFLPVADSRGAFYGGAGGAQFGKQIAGGLFVVAWNVAVTSLICLAINLLVPLRMPDDKLEVGDDAVHGEEAYALWGDGEMYDVTKHGSDAAVAPVVV; encoded by the exons atgtcgtcgtcggcgacggtggtgcCGCTGGCGTACCAGGGGAACAcgtcggcgtcggtggcggacTGGCTGAACAAGGGCGACAACGCGTGGCagctggtggcggcgacggtggtggggCTGCAGAGCGTGCCGGGCTTGGTGGTGCTGTACGGCGGCGTGGTGAAGAAGAAGTGGGCGGTGAACTCGGCGTTCATGGCGCTCTACGCCTTCGCCGCCGTGTGGATCTGCTGGGTCACCTGGGCGTACAACATGTCGTTCGGGGAGAAGCTCCTCCCGATCTGGGGGAAGGCGCGGCCGGCGCTGGACCAGGGCCTCCtcgtcggccgcgccgcgctGCCGGCGACGGTCCACTACCGCGCCGACGGCAgcgtggagacggcggcggtggagccgcTGTACCCGATGGCGACGGTGGTGTACTTCCAGTGCGTGTTCGCCGCCATCACCCTCATCCTCGTCGCCGGCTCCCTCCTCGGCCGCATGAGCTTCCTCGCCTGGATGATCTTCGTCCCGCTCTGGCTCACCTTCTCCTACACCGTCGGCGCCTTCTCCCTCTGGGGCGGCGGCTTCCTCTTCCACTGGGGCGTCATCGACTACTGCGGCGGCTACGTCATCCACGTCTCCGCCGGCATCGCCGGCTTCACCGCCGCCTACTGG GTGGGGCCAAGGGCACAGAAGGACAGGGAGAGGTTCCCGCCGAACAACATACTGTTCACGCTGACGGGGGCAGGGTTACTATGGATGGGGTGGGCAGGGTTCAACGGCGGTGGTCCGTACGCCGCCAACTCCGTCGCCTCCATGGCCGTCCTCAACACCAACATCTGCACCGCCATGAGCCTCATCGTCTGGACATGCCTCGACGTCATCTTCTTCAAGAAGCcctccgtcgtcggcgccgtccaGGGCATGATCACCGGCCTCGTCTGCATCACCCCCGCTGCAG GGGTGGTGCAGGGGTGGGCGGCGCTGGTGATGGGGGTGCTCGCCGGCAGCATCCCGTGGTACACCATGATGATCCTCCACAAGCGCTCCAAGATCCTGCAGCGCGTCGACGACACCCTCGGCGTCTTCCACACCCACggcgtcgccggcctcctcggcggcctCCTCACCGGCCTCTTCGCCGAGCCCACCCTCTGCAACCTCTTCCTCCCCGTCGCCGACTCCCGGGGCGCCTtctacggcggcgccggcggcgcccagTTCGGCAAGCAGATCGCCGGTGGCCTCTTCGTCGTCGCCTGGAACGTCGCCGTCACCTCCCTCATCTGCCTCGCCATCAACCTCCTCGTCCCGCTCCGCATGCCCGACGACAAGCTCGAGGTCGGCGACGACGCCGTCCACGGCGAGGAGGCCTACGCGCTCTGGGGCGACGGCGAGATGTACGACGTCACCAAGCACGGCTCCGACGCCGCCGTTGCGCCCGTCGTCGTATGA